One window of the Lonchura striata isolate bLonStr1 chromosome 9, bLonStr1.mat, whole genome shotgun sequence genome contains the following:
- the LHX4 gene encoding LIM/homeobox protein Lhx4, with protein sequence MMQSSALAAEGAVKGLPEILGVPVQQIPQCAGCNQHILDKFILKVLDRHWHSSCLKCADCQMQLADRCFSRAGSVYCKEDFFKRFGTKCTACQQGIPPTQVVRKAQDFVYHLHCFACIICSRQLATGDEFYLMEDGRLVCKEDYETAKQNDDSEAGAKRPRTTITAKQLETLKNAYKNSPKPARHVREQLSSETGLDMRVVQVWFQNRRAKEKRLKKDAGRHRWGQFYKSVKRSRGGGKLEKESSAEDCGVSDSELSFREDQILSELGHNNRVYGSVGDVAGGQLLNGGFSVEGTGQTYQDLRDGSPYGLPQSPSSISSLPAHPPLLNGLDYAVDGSLGLVAHGAQGVSQTLRAMAGGGPTSDISTGSSVGYPDFPTSPASWLDDMDHPPF encoded by the exons agaTCCCCCAGTGCGCCGGCTGCAACCAGCACATCCTGGACAAGTTCATCCTCAAGGTCCTGGACCggcactggcacagctcctgcctcaaGTGCGCCGACTGCCAGATGCAGCTGGCCGACCGCTGCTTCTCCCGGGCCGGCAGCGTCTACTGCAAGGAGGATTTCTTCAA GCGTTTCGGGACCAAATGCACGGCGTGCCAGCAGGGCATCCCCCCGACCCAGGTGGTCCGCAAAGCGCAGGACTTCGTGTACCACCTGCACTGCTTCGCCTGCATCATCTGCAGCCGGCAGCTGGCCACGGGCGACGAGTTCTACCTGATGGAGGACGGGCGGCTGGTCTGCAAGGAGGACTACGAGACTGCCAAGCAGAACG ATGACTCCGAGGCGGGCGCGAAGCGGCCCCGGACCACGATCACGGCCAAGCAGCTGGAAACGCTGAAGAACGCCTACAAAAACTCCCCCAAGCCCGCCCGCCACGTGCGGGAGCAGCTCTCCTCCGAGACGGGGCTTGACATGAGGGTCGTGCAG GTGTGGTTCCAGAACCGGCGGGCCAAGGAGAAGCGGCTGAAGAAGGACGCGGGGCGGCATCGCTGGGGGCAGTTCTACAAGAGCGTGAAGCGGAGCCGCGGGGGAGggaagctggagaaggagaGCTCGGCCGAGGACTGCGGCGTCAGCGACAGCGAGCTCAGCTTCCGCG AAGACCAGATCCTCTCCGAGCTCGGCCACAACAACAGGGTTTACGGCTCCGTGGGGGACGTGGCGGGCGGACAGTTGCTGAACGGCGGCTTCTCGGTGGAGGGCACGGGACAGACGTACCAGGACTTGCGGGACGGCAGCCCCTACGGCCTCCCGCAGTCGCCGTCCTCCATCTCGTCCCTGCCGGCCCACCCGCCCTTGCTCAACGGGCTGGACTACGCCGTGGACGGcagcctggggctggtggcCCACGGGGCGCAGGGGGTGAGTCAGACGCTGCGGGCCATGGCCGGGGGGGGCCCCACCTCCGACATCTCCACGGGGAGCAGCGTCGGGTACCCAGACTTTCCCACCAGCCCGGCCTCCTGGCTGGACGACATGGATCACCCCCCTTTCTAA